The Brassica napus cultivar Da-Ae chromosome C1, Da-Ae, whole genome shotgun sequence DNA segment ctttaaattttttactaaaagatgGTTAGTTTTCATTATCATTTTTCCACACAATAACATTTGCGTTGACAAAGTGAAATACATTTTGTACACCTTCTGTTTTTAACATATAATCAGTTGTGAATAATAATTTGTAAACTGTAAGTAAGAAGCTTGAATAATCAATCGTACATATTGAACACATAACAATGATTAAGGAGTGTATTACGCACAAAATCGTATTTATGCTTTGTGTCTGGGTTCGTTGTCTTCTAGAAGTCATGTCCATCTCCGTGGCCCAACCGACACATCCTTGAGAGACACTTTTGTCTCTTTATCTGTACAGTAATCCAAccctaaatatatttataaacgtAAAAAATAGTTTGGTAgataaagacaagaaaaaagCTTCTAGAATCAAATGCATTGATATTTACATGTCGACGCGTTTATTTTTCGTTGTTGTAAAAGATAGTTCGTGTTTTGCTCTTTATTATCAGCCGTTGATTTGCTGGGAAGATTTCTTCTAGAagcatatttttgtttttggaactGGGTATAGTATTATTCtacaaatattataatttatggaTATAGCATTGTTAAACATTAATAGTACTAAATGAACACTATTGTCACATTTAAATAATGGTTGGAGTTGACTGTTCAAAAACTACATCCTTTTCATTGAATAGCCAGATTTAATTTCATAAAACATGTACTAATACTCAACATTAACAATTCTCTAATCATGATAATGCAGAATAGTGCTATAAATATATACCCAACATTAGTTTGGTGTGTTGGGTGTTTTAAGGCTATGGGCCGGAAATGGTGATGACCGGAGGGATGGAGTTTTGGTCGGTTAGCACCTTGGTGACGATCTTGTTAGCTCACAAACTGATGGTTTACCATTAGGAGACTAATAGGTGGTAGTAaaattaaaaccgattaaaCTAGATCCTCCTCGTGGTGTTATTGATGATCGGTCTGGTTGTGATGAAGTGCCCCATTTTGGTTCTGTGGTGGTACTGCAGAGTTGATGGTAATAACGTTCGATGTTGATGGTTGAAGCAGGTGTTCTCTTCAGTGTCATTGTAGATTGTTCCAGTCAGTTGGTATCAAGAGAGTTTTGTGTCTTTGAGTAGTGGTAGTGTTAAGGTGTGGTGATAGTTGGTTTAGCAGAGTTTCTTTGCAGCGTGGTGGGTGCAATGATAGCTTACAGATTCGGTTCTTAGGCAGTGTGTTTGGAGGGTCTGTTTGGTAAGGCTTCGTCTTCGTTGAGAGTGTGTTTGGACTTCTATCTAGGAGTAAAGCGGGCGTGAAACGCGTCGCCTCCGTATCCGAAGGTTATGTGAATCGAGTAATGGTTCTTCCTGTCGGGTTATGAAGTCGTAAAGTCTTGGTTCCTGGACGTTAACGTTTGGTGAGCATGTGCAGCAATGTTAAGTCGTGGTGTAGGAGGTGGAGATTAGCATGGGCGGGCTATAGGCAGCACGGCAATTCCCATCATTGGCTTCTATTAAGGTTTAAATTCTGCTAAATTAACTTTTTGATCGTTTTTGGGCAATTGTTAGTttttatgtagtcttatttcaGCTCTAATCTTTATGTTTTAGTACTATAAGTCACTCCGGTGTGAGTTTTAGGTACCGCCTTCATGTAGGCTCTTGTTTTTGGGGATTGCTCATTCATCCGCcggtttatgttttaaaatgtgTATGTGTACTTAGAATGAAATGAATATgcgtaaaaaaaaatgaagcacTTTTCTtgggaaaaaaataatatatacagtTACGCGACATATCATCATTACAATCATAGTGAGCCGATCAAATAAGGATAGCCGAGCCGACAAAAGGTGTTCTAGAAGGCCGATCTTTTGAACTGGTGACACGTCATCATTACAAGCATAGTGAGCCGATCAAATAAGGAGAGCCCAGCCGACAAACGGTGTTCTAGAAGGCCAATCTTTTGAACTGGATGACACGTCATCGTACCATAGAATTTTCCCAAAACTGGTGACTGCCACTCTTTTCCCACGGGTTTATACCTTTCTTTTTCCTTGATTTTCGCTCCTTCTTAATCACTTTATTTCCACATTAACCCCAGAATTTTCTACGGCCAAATTCATTTAAAACTTGCATATATGACAGCGGAAATTATTAAATCCCgtaataaaagttaaaagaacATTTAGCCATTTCCCCACTTTTCAGTAACAGCTAAAATGAACATACTCTAAAAGACTAAAACCAAATTATCAAGTAACCTCATAATTAAAGTAATAGTATCCCCTCTTAGTTTagcaattaaaataataataaataatgggATATGGCCTATGAGCTTTCTCTTTATATAAAGGGACATATCCCAATCCTTCACTCCTTGTGATTCATATCTAAATCCTCTCTCTCTGCTTCTTCAAATTTTACAGTTTCTTTCGAAAGCCGCCTTCGAATTTTACATTAATTACATAAATGTCCGGAATCTTAGTTAATTGCGCCGGTAACTCCCTCCGCTTCTCGCCGGGAACCAGCCTTCCCCAGCCTAAGTCAACCAGATCACACAACGGCACCGCGCGGTTTCCCACCGGAGCAAACTCGTTTAGAGCTTCGGCGCAGACTCTGAACGCGGAGCCAGCTGTAACGGAATCCGTTCGCCGGCGAGCGTCGAGCCTGTACGAGCTGCTGAAAGTCAACGAAACGGCGTCCTTGCCGGAGATCAAGACGGCGTACCGGAGCCTAGCGAAGGTTTACCATCCCGACGCGTCGGAGTCGGACGGGCGAGATTTCATGGAGATCCACAAAGCTTACGCGACGCTGGCGGATCCGACGACGAGAGCGATCTACGATTCGACGCTGGGAGCGCGGCGGAGACGTGTGCAGGTCGGAGCGATGGGACGGGCGGGTCGGGCGTATTCGACGACCCGGAGGTGGGAGACGGATCAGTGTTGGTGATTTAGGTTTCAGGTGATGACTTTGCAGCAAGGGCACttttttttacttcatttttccccttttgttacttttttttttttcctttgtcgTGTATTGGGAAAATTAAAAGGGAAAAGATGAGTTTTATCAGTCCTTAGCTTTAACTTTGTTAACATAAATTATGAATAGAGAgatgtatattatttttgttttctggtttatatatttttcgtaGTCAAAGATCAGGCATACGAAAAACTGAAGAAGTATGCTGCCGACTAATTAGAACAAGTTGATAACAcgtattttaaatgaattttaaaactattgGCAATTTTAAAGATATTTGCTCAAACAGTCGACTGTTTGGTTTTAGTATGGCAAGAGAtgcttttcttttgaatttttggtttctctctgaaaaaaatattggtCCACGGAACCACCATGGTCTAAAAGACTAAAACAGAACACTTCCTTGCAAGTACATATccctgggacggatccggattcgtggtttccggatatccgagtttcggatatccgtctcgatattctattatccgcggttatccggatccggatccgtcaaaataattaaaaataattttttaacaaaaaatactaatttttttaatataatacataaattaaatatttataaatatatttatatatgtttataatattgtaaaaactaaaatataatattataagattaattcatgtataaatattaatatatcaaatattaatattaataaaatttaaaattttaatgtattttaaaaatacggatccgaATAATTACAGTGAAGCattatttattagatttttatcatcaattttgtTACTACATAAGTATATATTCGTCGAGCGAGCGATCTCGAGCGGACGCGACGGCGGCGCCTCCAccgttgttgttattgttgagGAGAGCCAGGATCTGCGTCCCGGGATTGTGATTGCCACGTGGCGACAGGAGATTCAGAGGCGGCGTGGGGAAAGATACTGTTCTCTGCGGGTGCAAGTTAGTCGCGGAGGAAGAGGAAGGCACCGCCTCCTGTTGCGGCGTCTGAGTCACCGGGGATGGCTGGGCGGCGATAGCCGGCGGAGCGTAGGGCTGTTGATTGTAAAACGGACCTGTGGGCGGAGAGTAAGATGCAGGCGGCGTATGGTAAGGATTCGATA contains these protein-coding regions:
- the LOC106377426 gene encoding chaperone protein dnaJ 11, chloroplastic-like, with amino-acid sequence MSGILVNCAGNSLRFSPGTSLPQPKSTRSHNGTARFPTGANSFRASAQTLNAEPAVTESVRRRASSLYELLKVNETASLPEIKTAYRSLAKVYHPDASESDGRDFMEIHKAYATLADPTTRAIYDSTLGARRRRVQVGAMGRAGRAYSTTRRWETDQCW
- the LOC106375056 gene encoding enhancer of mRNA-decapping protein 4-like, translated to MATSPGPFYNQQPYAPPAIAAQPSPVTQTPQQEAVPSSSSATNLHPQRTVSFPTPPLNLLSPRGNHNPGTQILALLNNNNNGGGAAVASARDRSLDEYILM